From Erigeron canadensis isolate Cc75 chromosome 8, C_canadensis_v1, whole genome shotgun sequence, one genomic window encodes:
- the LOC122578588 gene encoding uncharacterized protein LOC122578588, whose amino-acid sequence MVFESIPSAASNPKEFSKKKRVNRSAKIKQCKLDVRREQWLNQVKNKGCKEENKGAGCAKTPAMDMHVGNEGGRAMVMAKLVVDDHDGEENECVMMNQYSDWESPSNSPTSHASSLTSNRSVTNFTGSSSRSSSSSSGGFGCYSGSMTEEDDGDDGCLDDWEAIADALAADDVKNDPNDNVESEMDGNGPQLDLTTASELEPVEIVKENQQDCCPQVNRRAWRPDDAFRPQGLPNLFKQNSFPVNSDRHFGGGTAWGFKNVGFAPKTCPICCEDLDLTDSSFLPCPCGYRLCLFCYKRILEDNGRCPGCRKEYEQPDQGNATSKLARSYSMIHRH is encoded by the exons ATGGTTTTCGAATCCATCCCTTCCGCCGCTTCAAATCCTAAGGAATTCTCTAAGAAAAAACGA GTTAATCGCTCTGCCAAAATTAAACAGTGTAAACTTGATGTTCGTCGTGAACAATGGCTTAATCAAG TGAAGAATAAAGGTTGTAAGGAGGAAAATAAAGGCGCTGGATGTGCGAAGACGCCTGCTATGGACATGCATGTGGGAAATGAGGGAGGGAGAGCGATGGTGATGGCGAAATTGGTGGTTGATGATCATGATGGTGAAGAGAATGAATGTGTGATGATGAATCAGTATAGTGATTGGGAGTCGCCTTCGAATAGTCCTACTAGTCATGCTAGTAGCTTGACGAGTAACAGGTCTGTTACGAATTTTACCGGTAGTAGTAGCAGGAGCAGCAGTAGTAGCAGTGGCGGTTTTGGTTGTTATTCAGGAAGTATGACTGAAgaagatgatggtgatgatggttGTTTGGATGATTGGGAGGCGATTGCTGATGCTTTGGCAGCTGATGATGTAAAAAATGACCCGAACGACAATGTGGAGTCTGAAATGGATGGAAATGGTCCACAACTGGATTTGACTACTGCTTCAGAGTTAGAGCCTGTGGAGATAGTTAAAGAGAATCAACAGGATTGTTGTCCACAGGTGAATCGTCGGGCTTGGAGACCTGATGATGCTTTTCGTCCACAGGGTCTGCCAAATTTGTTTAAACAGAACAGTTTCCCGGTTAATTCAGACCGACATTTCGGTGGAGGCACTGCTTGGGGTTTTAAGAATGTTGGGTTTGCTCCAAAGACATGTCCGATATGCTGTGAAGATTTGGATTTGACAGACTCAAGTTTTCTTCCTTGTCCTTGTGGCTACAGGCTCTGCCTTTTCTGTTACAAGAGGATCCTTGAAGATAATGGTCGTTGTCCAGGCTGCAGGAAGGAGTATGAGCAGCCTGATCAGGGGAATGCAACTTCCAAACTGGCTCGCTCGTACAGTATGATCCACAGGCATTAG